A single Paenibacillus sp. FSL R5-0517 DNA region contains:
- a CDS encoding DUF47 family protein: MKLKKKKDIFFETLENMADTVVQAADYFSQHVSNLQDVTLFANEMKKYESQCDDYVHTIITELNKTFITPIERDDIMELTTTLDDVLDGLEATASRFYMYQLTDPDEYIVQFAEILRQSAYEIQKAIHLLSQKKLLAIREYTIRLNDLENQGDEVLRMCIKNLFATVPDPIELIKRKEIYERLETTTDACEHVANVLESIIMRNS, from the coding sequence ATGAAGCTTAAGAAGAAGAAGGATATATTTTTTGAGACACTGGAGAACATGGCAGATACGGTTGTTCAAGCGGCAGATTATTTCTCCCAGCATGTTTCCAACCTTCAGGATGTGACTCTTTTTGCCAATGAAATGAAGAAGTACGAGTCCCAATGTGATGACTATGTGCACACAATCATTACGGAACTCAACAAAACGTTTATCACGCCGATCGAACGCGATGATATTATGGAGCTGACAACAACACTTGATGACGTATTGGACGGACTCGAAGCAACGGCTTCCCGTTTCTATATGTACCAACTGACGGATCCTGACGAATATATCGTGCAATTTGCTGAAATTTTGCGCCAATCGGCTTACGAAATTCAGAAGGCTATTCATTTGCTGTCTCAGAAAAAATTGCTGGCGATTCGTGAGTACACGATTCGATTGAATGATCTGGAAAATCAGGGTGATGAAGTGTTGCGCATGTGTATCAAGAACCTTTTCGCTACCGTTCCTGATCCGATTGAATTGATCAAACGTAAGGAAATTTACGAACGTCTTGAGACAACAACGGATGCTTGTGAACACGTAGCAAATGTGCTTGAATCCATCATCATGCGTAATTCTTAA
- a CDS encoding inorganic phosphate transporter, whose product METTIWVLGIVVFLALAFDFINGFHDTANAIATSVSTRALTPRRAILLAAVMNFVGAMMFTGVAKTIGGSVTDPTTLDNGIEVVIVTLIAAIIWNLVTWWFGIPSSSSHALIGALAGAVLVGAGSDKVKWSGFIDIVGGLLLSPLIAFAIGYVVMTILKYIFAKRSPHNVNKGFRTVQIFTAALQAFTHGTNDAQKAMGIITFALVAAGVQDHLEVPLWVKISAATAMALGTSIGGWKIIKTMGTKIFKIEPINGFAADLSAASVIFTATLLHLPVSTTHAITSAILGVGSAKRFSAVKWGLAGRIIITWFITIPITAGLAGLLYWIIF is encoded by the coding sequence ATGGAAACAACGATTTGGGTATTAGGTATAGTCGTCTTCCTTGCACTGGCGTTTGACTTCATCAACGGTTTTCACGACACGGCCAATGCCATTGCTACTTCAGTATCGACACGGGCACTAACGCCACGTCGCGCGATCCTTTTGGCAGCGGTAATGAACTTTGTCGGTGCGATGATGTTTACAGGCGTCGCGAAGACGATTGGGGGGAGTGTAACCGACCCCACCACGCTAGATAACGGGATCGAGGTCGTCATAGTCACCTTGATCGCTGCGATTATCTGGAACCTGGTTACATGGTGGTTTGGTATTCCGTCTTCTTCATCACACGCATTGATTGGAGCCCTTGCTGGTGCTGTGCTCGTTGGCGCAGGTTCCGATAAAGTGAAGTGGAGCGGGTTCATTGATATTGTCGGAGGTTTGCTATTATCACCTCTAATCGCATTTGCCATCGGTTATGTGGTCATGACGATTCTCAAATACATTTTTGCCAAACGCAGTCCGCATAACGTGAATAAAGGTTTCCGTACGGTACAGATTTTCACGGCAGCACTGCAAGCTTTCACACATGGTACGAATGATGCACAGAAAGCAATGGGTATTATTACGTTTGCTTTGGTTGCAGCAGGTGTACAAGATCATCTGGAAGTGCCGCTGTGGGTTAAAATCTCAGCAGCAACCGCGATGGCTCTGGGTACATCCATTGGTGGTTGGAAAATCATCAAAACGATGGGTACCAAAATCTTTAAAATTGAACCGATTAACGGTTTTGCCGCCGATCTGTCAGCTGCTTCCGTTATTTTCACAGCAACGTTGCTTCACCTTCCAGTTAGTACAACGCACGCGATCACATCAGCTATTCTGGGTGTGGGTTCCGCAAAACGTTTCTCTGCTGTGAAATGGGGACTTGCTGGACGTATCATTATTACGTGGTTCATTACGATTCCAATTACTGCTGGACTGGCAGGATTGCTGTACTGGATTATTTTCTAA
- the corA gene encoding magnesium/cobalt transporter CorA: MIRTLAITREHQVSVNVPLTQLDLNDYAWVWADFNQPTEEESRLLDTYFHFHPLAIEDCLHVLQRPKLDYYENLQFLVLHALNPSTLEAEEVDLFLGANFLVSFHHGVLEEVDEAWERLLHHAHERTIWARGPVAAAYTVMDKLVDHYFPSLFAIEDELAELENRGGQESVEDLMNQVFDLRSRLLKLRRTVVPMRDLLYRVVNSQHVQRTGEHTAYFTDIYDHLLKLTDMIEADREMTADLRDSYISLNSNRMNQIMKTLTVITTVFMPLTLIAGIYGMNFAYMPELQWKFGYGAVLLLMFVLGGSMVAWFVKRGWFK, from the coding sequence ATGATTCGTACACTCGCCATTACACGAGAACATCAAGTCTCCGTGAACGTACCGCTTACACAGCTGGATCTGAACGATTACGCCTGGGTATGGGCGGATTTTAACCAGCCAACGGAAGAGGAAAGCCGTTTGCTGGATACATATTTTCATTTTCACCCCTTAGCTATTGAGGACTGCCTGCATGTGTTGCAGCGGCCAAAGCTTGATTATTATGAAAATCTGCAGTTTCTTGTACTGCATGCACTGAACCCGTCCACACTGGAAGCCGAGGAGGTTGACTTGTTTCTCGGAGCGAACTTCCTTGTATCCTTTCATCATGGTGTACTGGAGGAAGTGGATGAAGCGTGGGAGCGATTATTGCACCATGCACATGAACGTACGATCTGGGCGCGAGGTCCAGTGGCAGCGGCCTATACGGTGATGGACAAGCTGGTCGATCATTATTTTCCGTCCCTATTTGCCATCGAGGATGAACTGGCTGAACTGGAGAACCGGGGTGGACAAGAGTCCGTTGAAGACCTGATGAATCAGGTGTTTGACTTGCGAAGCCGATTGCTGAAGCTCAGAAGAACGGTCGTACCGATGCGGGATCTGCTCTATCGAGTGGTGAACTCCCAGCATGTGCAGCGAACAGGCGAACATACGGCTTATTTTACCGATATCTATGACCATTTATTGAAGCTGACGGACATGATTGAAGCCGATCGGGAGATGACGGCCGACCTACGCGACAGTTATATTTCCCTGAACTCCAACCGGATGAATCAGATCATGAAGACACTTACGGTGATTACGACGGTATTTATGCCGCTCACGCTGATCGCGGGTATTTATGGCATGAACTTTGCCTATATGCCTGAGCTTCAATGGAAGTTTGGGTATGGGGCGGTGCTGCTGTTGATGTTTGTGCTTGGCGGAAGTATGGTGGCCTGGTTTGTGAAGCGCGGATGGTTTAAGTAG
- a CDS encoding DNA alkylation repair protein codes for MELFKDKYTPALIDRTGELLHQFYPELDTQLFHELVFAEGWEQLEFKGRIRRITLALTEVLPNNYEEALHIIEQAAPNMRGVEYLFVPDFIEVNGLEPEDYELSMKYLTLFTPYSSSEFAVRPFIERYPMQTMKHMMAWADSHNEHIRRLASEGSRPRLPWGAKLQNFITDPTPVLPILHALKQDESLYVRKSVANHLNDISKDHPELVLDLATTWYGQHAHTDWIVRHASRSLLKKGHPKALSLFGYNEQDSIHIEQLQLVQDTIAIGEDLHFSFDVVNESGESQMLRIEYEMGYMKANGKQAPKRFKCSDKMYPTGRTKVATKQSFKIITTRKYYAGLHTLTIVVNGQAAATTSFVLEME; via the coding sequence ATGGAACTTTTCAAAGACAAATACACGCCCGCATTAATCGATCGGACAGGCGAACTGTTGCATCAATTCTACCCAGAGCTGGATACACAGCTATTTCATGAATTGGTTTTCGCTGAAGGCTGGGAACAGTTGGAATTCAAAGGGCGCATTCGCCGAATCACACTAGCGTTGACCGAAGTGCTGCCCAATAATTATGAAGAAGCGTTACATATTATCGAACAAGCCGCTCCGAATATGAGAGGTGTTGAATATCTGTTTGTACCGGATTTTATCGAAGTGAACGGACTTGAGCCGGAGGATTACGAATTATCCATGAAGTATCTGACCCTCTTCACACCTTATTCCAGCTCCGAGTTTGCGGTACGCCCGTTTATTGAACGTTATCCCATGCAAACGATGAAACATATGATGGCGTGGGCAGATAGCCACAATGAGCATATCCGCAGACTTGCCAGTGAGGGGAGTAGGCCACGTTTGCCATGGGGCGCCAAACTTCAGAACTTTATCACTGATCCAACACCTGTACTTCCGATTCTGCACGCATTGAAACAGGACGAGTCCCTCTATGTGCGCAAAAGTGTTGCCAATCATCTGAATGACATCTCCAAAGACCACCCCGAACTGGTACTGGATCTGGCCACCACCTGGTATGGACAACATGCCCACACAGATTGGATTGTCCGGCATGCCAGCAGGTCCTTACTGAAGAAAGGACATCCCAAAGCACTAAGTCTTTTTGGTTATAACGAGCAGGATTCCATTCACATTGAGCAGCTTCAGCTTGTACAAGATACGATTGCCATTGGCGAGGATCTTCATTTTTCATTTGATGTTGTTAATGAGAGTGGTGAGTCACAGATGCTGCGAATTGAATATGAGATGGGCTATATGAAGGCAAACGGCAAGCAGGCTCCCAAACGATTCAAATGCTCTGATAAAATGTATCCGACAGGCAGAACCAAGGTAGCCACCAAACAGTCGTTCAAAATCATTACAACGAGAAAATACTATGCCGGATTACATACGCTAACGATTGTAGTGAATGGTCAAGCGGCAGCAACAACTTCTTTTGTTCTTGAAATGGAGTAA
- a CDS encoding tyrosine protein kinase — protein sequence MPQHYYHRQPAQGHRPSSHAHRQAHTSAYVPPGMVQRSLNETQIQPMYPGVEPHYPGFGEVEASAVVPYGQGVAGGNLYGGAAQVVAPAPVPTPASGSSGFSLANIGELKGMIDRFGGIDGIMSGIGKMQKVVGGIQQMAPMMKLVMGILPFGKGKSNNSAADADYEEYTPPRRRKRKRTNKQTSTPRRRNTTPVRRKSNSTKRRPKSRKR from the coding sequence ATGCCACAGCATTATTATCACCGCCAGCCAGCACAAGGGCACCGACCGTCTTCTCATGCACATCGGCAGGCACATACTTCTGCCTATGTGCCGCCCGGTATGGTTCAGCGGTCTTTAAATGAAACTCAGATTCAACCGATGTACCCTGGAGTAGAGCCCCATTACCCGGGCTTCGGTGAAGTCGAAGCATCTGCAGTCGTACCCTATGGGCAAGGTGTAGCTGGAGGGAACTTATACGGAGGTGCAGCACAGGTTGTTGCCCCAGCTCCGGTACCGACACCTGCTTCTGGCAGTTCAGGCTTTTCATTAGCTAACATCGGTGAGTTAAAAGGAATGATCGACCGTTTCGGCGGTATTGATGGAATCATGAGTGGAATAGGCAAAATGCAAAAGGTCGTCGGCGGCATCCAGCAGATGGCTCCGATGATGAAACTCGTTATGGGCATTCTGCCTTTTGGAAAAGGTAAAAGTAATAACAGCGCGGCTGACGCAGACTATGAAGAATATACACCGCCCCGGAGACGGAAGCGCAAGCGGACGAATAAACAAACGAGCACTCCACGTCGTCGCAACACAACTCCAGTCCGCCGCAAATCCAATTCCACGAAGCGCCGTCCCAAAAGTCGCAAACGTTAA